The Mya arenaria isolate MELC-2E11 chromosome 16, ASM2691426v1 genome includes a window with the following:
- the LOC128221474 gene encoding uncharacterized protein LOC128221474, whose amino-acid sequence MDTTGTLVTSDKPVAVFAGNSYGAVPVNGTGYGYMVEQVLPTRFYDFKFIVPANSPGDDYYIRIFSIYDDTRVNIYNSTTHDSHFLKRLEQYERHYMAEPTVLLADKPIYVMIYSTSIFMMTAQAMSQFQSEYEFTLQGRYNPNIIAVTIKTAEISELYLDGNKVTIDNPKVTQVASPLHDYSVLYIPITEATIHRIHHSRQRQFGAVLYGTNQYAYGMPLQMTLTDIGCYLINGTNSTFDPGQGSHHGSQIDYQASGNGVHCFNCDDMTHLKYCDRVTTCRENEVCYVQSYSKGLDAIRYKSGCTDKLRCRSHGLSGCFECCNGSYCNIRGCKDDGMVGISQRGPFCFECGHTGAGDICETVRLCSVTEACLIEEYKWGENDRHFITGCTDSQLCSNTRKRAVAELDREGRYMPVCSHCCTTDFCNSNCTDASIIPGVIG is encoded by the exons ATGGACACCACTGGAACACTTGTCACTAGTGATAAACCAGTTGCTGTCTTCGCCGGTAATTCCTATGGTGCAGTGCCTGTCAACGGCACAGGCTATGGATACATGGTTGAGCAAGTCCTACCAACCAGGTTTTATGACTTCAAGTTCATAGTTCCTGCAAATAGCCCAGGCGACGACTACTACATCCGCATTTTCTCCATTTATGATGACACGAGAGTGAACATATACAATTCAACTACTCATGACTCCCACTTCCTGAAAAGGCTTGAACAATATGAGCGCCATTACATGGCGGAACCGACCGTGTTGCTAGCTGATAAGCCCATTTATGTGATGATTTACTCAACTAGCATTTTCATGATGACTGCGCAGGCCATGTCACAGTTTCAGTCTGAGTATGAATTCACCCTTCAAGGCAGATATAATCCTAACATCATTGCTGTAACTATCAAGACAGCAGAAATCAGTGAACTATATCTTGACGGCAACAAAGTTACCATAGACAACCCCAAAGTCACCCAGGTCGCATCCCCTCTGCATGACTACAGTGTCCTATACATACCAATCACTGAAGCAACAATTCACCGAATCCATCACTCTAGGCAGCGACAGTTTGGAGCAGTACTGTACGGTACAAATCAGTATGCGTACGGAATGCCTCTTCAGATGACGCTGACAGATATTG GATGTTACCTGATAAATGGCACGAACAGTACGTTCGACCCAGGACAAGGGTCTCACCATGGGTCTCAAATCGACTACCAAGCTTCTG gtaaTGGTGTTCACTGCTTCAATTGTGACGATATGACACACCTCAAGTATTGCGACAGGGTGACAACATGTAGGGAAAACGAG GTTTGCTACGTCCAGAGCTACTCCAAGGGTCTCGACGCCATTCGCTACAAGTCTGGCTGCACAGATAAGCTA CGTTGTAGGAGTCACGGACTATCCGGTTGCTTTGAATGCTGTAATGGGAGTTACTGCAATATACGAGGGTGTAAGGATGATG GTATGGTTGGGATATCTCAGAGAGGGCCGTTCTGTTTTGAATGTGGTCACACTGGGGCCGGAGATATATGTGAAACCGTCCGGTTGTGTTCCGTGACTGAG GCGTGCTTGATTGAGGAGTATAAGTGGGGTGAAAATGACAGACACTTCATTACGGGATGCACTGACTCTCAG CTGTGCAGTAATACAAGAAAACGAGCCGTGGCTGAGCTGGACAGGGAAGGGAGATATATGCCGGTCTGCTCTCACTGTTGTACAACAGATTTCTGCAACTCAAACTGCACAGATGCCAGCATAATCCCGGGTGTAATTG GGTGA